A single genomic interval of Fibrobacter sp. UWB13 harbors:
- the aspS gene encoding aspartate--tRNA ligase, whose amino-acid sequence MKRTHNCGQLRKEDVGQTVTLAGWVDRRRDHGGVIFVDLRDKYGKTQIVFNPDYNADVLKTAEQLRNEYVIYVTGKVYAREEGNTNEKLATGEIEVKADKLEILNAALTSPLAINDPNEECKENDDLRLQYRYLDLRRPWIQKKLLLKSRFLKAVYDFFYSNGFENIETPCLCKSTPEGARDYLVPSRVNPGKFYALPQSPQQYKQLLMIAGMDRYFQIAKCFRDEDLRADRQPEFTQIDVEMSFVNQDEVMEMFDKFVTEVLGKVWNFEPPRHIRRMKWAEAMLKYGSDKPDLRFDLEIHDVSEIGAKSNFGVFKNCVAAGGKIRGIAAKGCVDFTRKQIDELTAYVAKYGSKGLVWMRVKENDEVETQVGKFFTTEQLNELRDAVGAKCGDMMFFIAGPEKIAATAMGQLRLEVARIKGLRDPKKREFVWITEFPMFEYSDTEGRYMAMHHPFTNPLPEHLDMMLSGNLKDCNAEAYDLVLNGVEIGGGSIRIHNPEVQEKVFRLLGLSEEQVKTKFGFFVDAFKYGAPPHGGLAFGLDRVVATMEGEESIRDYIAFPKNTSASSPMDQCPSEVDLQQLQDIHISVQLPKGNEKK is encoded by the coding sequence ATGAAACGTACACATAACTGCGGCCAGCTTCGCAAGGAAGATGTTGGCCAGACCGTAACACTCGCCGGTTGGGTGGATCGCCGCCGTGACCATGGTGGTGTGATTTTCGTTGACCTCCGCGACAAGTATGGCAAGACCCAGATCGTTTTCAATCCGGATTACAATGCCGATGTTTTGAAGACTGCCGAACAGCTCCGTAACGAATACGTTATTTACGTGACTGGTAAGGTCTACGCCCGCGAAGAAGGCAACACGAACGAAAAGCTCGCTACGGGTGAAATCGAAGTCAAGGCTGACAAGCTCGAAATTTTGAACGCCGCCCTCACCTCTCCGCTCGCCATTAACGACCCGAACGAAGAATGCAAGGAAAACGACGACCTCCGCTTGCAGTACCGCTACCTGGACCTCCGCCGTCCGTGGATCCAGAAGAAGCTCCTCCTCAAGAGCCGCTTCCTCAAGGCCGTGTACGACTTCTTCTATTCTAACGGTTTTGAAAACATTGAAACTCCGTGCCTTTGCAAGTCCACTCCGGAAGGCGCACGTGACTACCTCGTGCCGTCCCGCGTGAACCCGGGCAAGTTCTACGCCCTCCCGCAGTCTCCGCAGCAGTACAAGCAGCTCTTGATGATTGCAGGCATGGACCGCTACTTCCAGATCGCCAAGTGCTTCCGCGACGAAGACCTCCGCGCTGACCGTCAGCCGGAATTCACGCAGATCGACGTTGAAATGTCTTTCGTCAATCAGGACGAAGTCATGGAAATGTTCGACAAGTTCGTGACTGAAGTTTTGGGCAAGGTTTGGAACTTCGAACCGCCGCGTCACATCCGCCGTATGAAGTGGGCAGAAGCTATGCTCAAGTACGGTTCCGATAAGCCGGACCTCCGCTTCGACCTCGAAATTCACGACGTGTCTGAAATCGGTGCAAAGTCCAACTTTGGCGTGTTCAAGAACTGCGTTGCCGCTGGTGGCAAGATCCGCGGTATCGCTGCTAAGGGTTGCGTTGACTTTACTCGTAAGCAGATCGATGAACTCACGGCTTACGTTGCCAAGTACGGTTCCAAGGGCCTCGTGTGGATGCGCGTCAAGGAAAATGACGAAGTTGAAACTCAGGTCGGCAAGTTCTTCACGACCGAACAACTTAACGAACTCCGCGACGCTGTTGGCGCTAAGTGCGGCGACATGATGTTCTTCATCGCAGGTCCGGAAAAGATTGCAGCTACGGCTATGGGTCAGCTCCGCTTGGAAGTCGCCCGTATCAAGGGTCTCCGCGATCCGAAGAAGCGTGAATTTGTGTGGATTACCGAATTCCCGATGTTCGAATACAGCGATACCGAAGGCCGCTACATGGCTATGCACCACCCGTTCACGAACCCGCTTCCGGAACATTTGGACATGATGCTCAGCGGCAACCTCAAGGATTGCAACGCTGAAGCTTATGACCTTGTTCTTAACGGTGTGGAAATCGGCGGTGGTTCTATCCGTATTCACAACCCAGAAGTTCAGGAAAAGGTGTTCCGCTTGCTCGGCCTCTCCGAAGAACAGGTGAAGACCAAGTTCGGCTTCTTCGTCGATGCATTCAAGTACGGTGCTCCTCCGCACGGTGGTTTGGCCTTCGGTCTCGACCGCGTTGTTGCTACTATGGAAGGTGAAGAATCTATCCGTGACTACATCGCATTCCCGAAGAACACGAGTGCTTCTAGCCCGATGGACCAGTGCCCGAGTGAAGTGGACCTCCAGCAGTTGCAGGACATCCACATTTCTGTGCAGTTGCCTAAGGGTAACGAGAAAAAGTAA
- a CDS encoding acetolactate synthase large subunit: MNTAEVLIKSLESEGVKYIFGIPGEETLELMEAIKKSSIKFITVRHEQGAAFMADVYGRLTGKAGVCLSTLGPGATNLVTGVADANSDGAPLIAITGQVGTERMHLTSHQYLDLVNMFTPITKRSKQVVRPDTVNEIVRIAFKYAEMEKPGACHIDLPCNIAAMEVEGEVAQTPLKHHRENTVYASTDAILAAGGVFANAKRPVVLVGHSAVRNHASEALRAFVSSSKIPVVCTMMAKGVIPTCEKYFMGCIGLPQRDYPNIVMEQADLVIAVGYDVVEYAPAKWNPNGNKMIIHIDETPNHVNKFYQPDEEIIGDISASLDALCSVCPNSWEPEWAMQIRAMMVAEHSRYDHDTSFPPTPQKVLHDIRLVLDEEDILISDVGAHKMWIARQYNCDHPNTCIISNGFATMGIAVPGAIAAKLLNPKKKVLAVTGDGGFMMNSQELETAYREHIPFVTLIFTDGGYGLIKWKQEERYGDSYAVEFTNPDYVKYAESLHLKGYRIERTEDLPSTLREAFRQDVPSIIECPVDYSANMELSQYLKNLKI, from the coding sequence ATGAACACTGCTGAAGTTTTGATCAAGTCCTTAGAAAGTGAAGGCGTCAAGTATATTTTTGGAATCCCTGGAGAAGAAACTCTCGAACTGATGGAAGCGATTAAAAAGTCGTCCATCAAGTTCATTACGGTGCGTCACGAACAGGGCGCGGCCTTCATGGCTGATGTCTATGGGCGTTTGACGGGGAAGGCGGGCGTCTGCCTTTCGACCCTTGGCCCTGGCGCTACAAACCTTGTTACGGGTGTTGCCGATGCAAACTCCGATGGCGCTCCGCTGATTGCGATTACGGGGCAGGTGGGTACAGAGCGTATGCATTTGACGAGCCATCAATATTTGGACTTGGTGAACATGTTTACGCCGATTACCAAGCGCAGTAAGCAGGTCGTTCGCCCGGATACGGTGAATGAAATTGTCCGTATTGCATTCAAGTACGCCGAAATGGAAAAGCCCGGTGCATGCCACATCGACTTGCCGTGCAACATTGCCGCTATGGAAGTGGAAGGCGAGGTCGCTCAAACTCCGCTGAAGCACCATCGCGAAAACACCGTGTACGCTAGCACCGATGCGATTCTCGCGGCGGGCGGGGTCTTTGCAAATGCAAAGCGCCCGGTGGTTCTTGTGGGGCATTCCGCTGTGCGTAACCACGCTTCCGAGGCTTTGCGTGCATTTGTGTCCTCGTCCAAGATTCCAGTCGTTTGCACCATGATGGCAAAGGGTGTAATCCCGACTTGCGAAAAGTATTTTATGGGCTGCATCGGACTACCGCAAAGGGATTATCCGAACATCGTCATGGAACAGGCAGACCTCGTGATTGCTGTTGGCTATGACGTCGTGGAATATGCGCCTGCCAAGTGGAACCCGAATGGCAACAAGATGATTATTCACATCGACGAAACGCCGAACCATGTGAACAAATTCTATCAGCCCGACGAAGAAATCATTGGCGACATCTCCGCATCTCTCGATGCGCTCTGCAGCGTTTGTCCGAACTCCTGGGAACCGGAATGGGCTATGCAAATCCGTGCGATGATGGTGGCCGAGCATTCGCGTTACGATCACGACACGAGTTTCCCGCCGACACCGCAGAAGGTGCTTCATGACATCCGTCTCGTTCTGGATGAAGAAGACATCCTGATTTCGGACGTGGGTGCGCACAAGATGTGGATTGCCCGCCAGTACAATTGCGACCACCCGAACACCTGCATTATTTCTAACGGTTTTGCGACCATGGGTATTGCGGTGCCTGGCGCGATTGCGGCAAAGCTTTTGAACCCCAAGAAAAAGGTCTTGGCGGTCACGGGTGACGGCGGCTTTATGATGAACAGCCAGGAACTCGAGACGGCTTACCGTGAACACATCCCGTTCGTGACGCTGATTTTTACCGATGGCGGCTACGGCCTCATCAAGTGGAAACAGGAAGAACGCTACGGTGACAGCTATGCGGTCGAATTCACGAACCCGGATTACGTCAAGTACGCCGAATCCTTGCACCTGAAGGGCTACCGCATTGAGCGCACCGAAGACTTGCCGAGCACCTTGCGCGAAGCCTTCCGCCAGGACGTGCCGAGCATCATCGAGTGCCCGGTGGATTACTCCGCGAACATGGAACTCTCGCAATACCTGAAGAATTTGAAAATATAG